A single genomic interval of Christensenellaceae bacterium 44-20 harbors:
- a CDS encoding major tail protein produces MANNSFSEFQGLDELYIAEVTKDDNETDGGYVVGDPIQIPAAEISVSTSRESSAKYYDNVAYFTAQSEGNDEVTLTVPQLPISLIGKLTGKTVDTSTGALLDDGEPRAKHFAIGYRLRFLDGTYRYVWRLKGSIKLGDEAAKSLDESTDSNNQQLTYTGTKTIHKFTKTGAAAKAVVVDEREGKADVSAWFASVVTPDTVKTITPSV; encoded by the coding sequence ATGGCAAATAATAGTTTTAGCGAATTTCAGGGTTTAGATGAATTATACATCGCAGAAGTAACAAAGGACGATAACGAGACGGACGGCGGATATGTGGTAGGCGATCCTATCCAAATTCCGGCGGCGGAAATCTCTGTCAGCACTTCGAGGGAGAGTTCTGCAAAATATTATGACAATGTAGCATATTTCACGGCACAATCGGAAGGGAATGATGAGGTAACACTCACGGTTCCGCAGCTTCCAATTTCTTTGATTGGAAAGCTCACGGGGAAAACGGTGGACACGTCGACGGGGGCGCTTCTTGATGATGGCGAACCGCGCGCAAAACATTTTGCGATTGGGTATCGTTTGCGGTTCTTGGACGGTACATATCGTTATGTGTGGCGGCTAAAGGGTTCTATTAAGCTGGGCGATGAAGCGGCGAAATCTTTGGATGAAAGCACGGACAGCAACAATCAGCAATTAACGTACACGGGAACAAAGACGATCCACAAGTTCACAAAAACAGGCGCGGCGGCCAAGGCGGTTGTTGTGGATGAGAGAGAAGGAAAAGCGGACGTTTCGGCGTGGTTCGCCAGTGTGGTAACGCCGGATACAGTTAAGACGATCACACCCAGCGTGTAG
- a CDS encoding phage head-tail connector protein, which translates to MNDEERLKLVKTAMGISGSYQDELLGVYIADAKNTLINAGVSKEIAESKEAIGAIVRYVVDTWSYEAGAANMSPLFIAQVVQLRTKGGGEQ; encoded by the coding sequence TTGAACGATGAGGAACGCCTGAAACTGGTTAAGACAGCAATGGGAATTTCCGGGAGTTATCAAGATGAATTGCTGGGCGTGTATATTGCAGATGCAAAAAATACCTTGATAAATGCAGGCGTATCAAAAGAAATTGCGGAAAGCAAAGAGGCAATCGGAGCGATTGTTCGCTATGTGGTTGACACTTGGAGCTATGAAGCAGGGGCGGCCAATATGTCGCCCCTTTTTATTGCGCAGGTTGTCCAGCTACGGACGAAAGGAGGCGGCGAGCAATGA
- a CDS encoding phage major capsid protein, whose amino-acid sequence MKEYLKKVIREKNAEKRALQEQSDKSTDANELRAIGKTLEKLKEEIEEAEQALAGLEEPTEDPGEEAPGAMGESEQEGRSQRFKALATYTVDNRAGDDRAVMEQRGQALREKRTVTVASSKLLTPKHTSGEITQPFAQLSSLVDNMDITTLPNGETYEKAFVKTIPAAGVTDEGAAYTTAEPTFDYATINKIKITAYAELTEEAEKLTNADYAGEVFKDIGIALRKKLAEQVLNGTGTKQLVGIFSTSDDNKAIDAAQDLEVEKIDATTLDQIIYAYGGDEEVEGTAALILNKADLMAFAMLRDGNGNRVYDIKHTERTINGIPFYINSNCAAVSNSATAAGTYCMAYGDPKNYGLTQFGEVEIGKSTDYKFKEGQVAYKASGFFGGNTVKWKGFLRVKKKAAEQEV is encoded by the coding sequence ATGAAAGAGTATTTGAAAAAGGTTATCAGAGAAAAGAACGCGGAGAAAAGAGCTTTGCAGGAGCAGAGCGACAAATCGACGGACGCAAACGAGCTTCGGGCAATCGGAAAGACGCTGGAAAAGCTGAAAGAGGAAATTGAAGAGGCGGAACAGGCGCTTGCGGGGCTTGAAGAGCCAACGGAAGATCCGGGCGAGGAAGCCCCCGGGGCAATGGGAGAGTCGGAGCAGGAGGGAAGAAGCCAGAGATTCAAGGCGCTGGCAACCTATACGGTGGATAATAGAGCTGGTGATGACCGTGCTGTTATGGAGCAGAGAGGGCAGGCGTTGAGAGAAAAAAGAACTGTAACGGTAGCGAGTTCCAAACTTTTGACGCCCAAGCATACCTCAGGAGAAATTACGCAGCCATTCGCGCAGTTGTCGAGCTTGGTTGACAATATGGACATTACCACGCTTCCCAATGGCGAGACGTATGAAAAAGCATTCGTAAAGACGATCCCGGCGGCAGGAGTTACAGATGAGGGTGCTGCTTATACGACGGCAGAACCGACTTTTGATTATGCCACTATCAATAAAATCAAGATCACAGCTTACGCCGAATTAACCGAGGAGGCGGAGAAGCTGACAAACGCCGATTATGCGGGAGAGGTTTTCAAGGACATCGGAATTGCCCTGCGCAAGAAACTGGCCGAGCAGGTGCTCAATGGAACAGGCACAAAACAGCTTGTAGGCATTTTCAGCACCAGCGACGACAACAAGGCAATCGATGCCGCGCAGGATTTGGAGGTTGAAAAAATCGACGCGACGACGCTCGACCAGATCATCTACGCATACGGCGGCGACGAGGAAGTGGAAGGGACGGCGGCGCTTATCCTGAATAAAGCGGACTTGATGGCATTTGCAATGCTGCGCGATGGGAACGGCAACAGAGTATATGACATCAAACACACAGAGCGCACGATCAACGGCATTCCGTTTTATATCAACAGTAATTGCGCGGCAGTTTCCAATTCGGCGACGGCGGCGGGAACCTATTGCATGGCATACGGTGATCCCAAAAACTATGGCTTGACGCAGTTCGGCGAGGTGGAGATCGGGAAATCCACAGATTATAAATTCAAAGAGGGACAGGTGGCATATAAAGCTTCTGGTTTCTTCGGCGGCAACACCGTGAAGTGGAAGGGATTCCTGCGCGTGAAAAAGAAAGCGGCAGAGCAGGAAGTCTAA
- a CDS encoding HK97 family phage prohead protease: MKQHNDYYIAREYRALELRAEQREENEESVIFGRPAIYGQETFIETPDGGFLEEIKPGAFDAAALKDVRLFVNHDDRGITLARSRNNNENSTMQIGIDEEGLYFEAKLDTENNAQARALYSAIGRGDMSGMSFAFFVPVDGQEWETLEDGTAKRTITKIEQVDEISVVNFPAYAGTSINKRSLESDAAALDRAAKALESAEIQRLKIENLRKANRIY; this comes from the coding sequence ATGAAACAGCACAATGATTATTATATCGCGCGGGAGTATAGGGCGCTTGAACTGCGGGCAGAGCAGCGGGAGGAAAACGAGGAAAGCGTTATCTTTGGCCGCCCTGCAATTTATGGGCAAGAGACTTTTATCGAAACGCCGGACGGTGGATTTTTGGAAGAGATAAAACCGGGAGCTTTTGATGCGGCGGCGCTAAAAGATGTACGACTATTCGTGAATCACGACGATCGCGGCATTACCCTGGCAAGAAGCCGCAACAACAACGAAAACAGCACGATGCAAATTGGCATCGATGAAGAGGGGCTATATTTCGAGGCAAAGTTAGACACGGAAAACAACGCACAGGCGCGCGCCCTCTATTCTGCGATTGGGCGCGGGGATATGTCGGGTATGTCTTTTGCGTTTTTTGTACCAGTTGACGGGCAGGAATGGGAAACGCTGGAAGATGGCACAGCAAAAAGGACGATTACAAAGATTGAGCAGGTTGACGAGATTAGCGTTGTGAACTTCCCGGCATATGCAGGGACTTCAATTAACAAACGATCGCTGGAGAGCGACGCGGCGGCGCTGGATAGAGCCGCAAAAGCGCTGGAGAGCGCGGAGATCCAGAGGTTAAAAATAGAAAATCTAAGGAAAGCGAACAGAATTTATTAG
- a CDS encoding phage portal protein gives MNWLKIFQKKEPRTDKRLALVLDGRAPIFSLYGKDIYAYDVVQQAMSCIVNETKKLIPRHIWERNGLVDEVPGSISAMLREPNELMTTSDFLEKITWQLLLKYNAFIYPEYEWVRTKNGRYKKEFRAMYPLQPSQVDFLQDQAGALFVKMKFANGNEPILPYSEVIHLRSHYSLSPYMGGNEQGQPDNEALLKILQVNNDLMEGVSRNAKNPVNAVVTYNGIIDRGELEKSRKEFEKALKNNESGILPMDMGGTYTPLNADKKLIDKDTMQFIDEKILRHIGVSVPVLMGTATPEQKQAFFERTIEPIVIGANQAFTKVLLSKWEKQRNQKINFYHKDLLFMSIDQTINMIKELGSRGALTNNQMLAAFGYPPYEGGNVRLMSLNYVDVNIANQYQLDTGEGEQNETAQ, from the coding sequence GTGAACTGGTTAAAAATCTTTCAGAAAAAAGAACCTAGAACAGATAAAAGATTGGCGTTGGTTTTGGATGGGAGAGCGCCGATCTTTTCTTTATATGGCAAAGATATTTACGCCTACGATGTAGTGCAACAGGCGATGAGCTGCATTGTGAATGAAACAAAAAAATTGATCCCACGGCATATATGGGAGCGCAATGGGCTTGTGGATGAAGTACCGGGAAGCATTTCGGCGATGCTTCGAGAACCAAATGAGTTAATGACAACATCCGACTTTTTAGAGAAGATCACTTGGCAGCTCTTACTCAAATATAACGCTTTCATATATCCAGAATACGAGTGGGTAAGGACGAAAAACGGACGATATAAAAAAGAGTTCCGCGCCATGTACCCATTACAACCGAGCCAGGTGGATTTTTTGCAGGATCAGGCGGGTGCCCTGTTTGTGAAAATGAAGTTTGCCAACGGAAACGAGCCAATTTTACCATATTCGGAAGTTATCCATTTGAGATCCCACTATTCTTTGTCGCCGTACATGGGTGGAAATGAACAGGGGCAACCGGATAACGAAGCGTTGCTAAAAATTCTTCAGGTCAATAACGATTTGATGGAGGGTGTATCGCGCAATGCGAAAAACCCAGTAAACGCCGTTGTTACCTATAATGGCATTATCGATCGTGGAGAGCTGGAAAAAAGTAGAAAAGAATTTGAGAAAGCGTTAAAAAACAATGAAAGCGGAATCTTGCCAATGGATATGGGCGGAACCTATACGCCGCTAAATGCAGACAAAAAGCTCATTGACAAAGACACGATGCAATTTATCGATGAGAAGATTCTACGCCACATCGGAGTATCAGTTCCTGTCCTGATGGGGACGGCGACGCCGGAACAAAAGCAAGCATTTTTCGAGAGAACGATCGAGCCGATTGTGATAGGAGCAAATCAGGCATTTACAAAGGTACTGCTTTCAAAATGGGAGAAGCAGCGCAATCAAAAAATCAATTTCTATCACAAGGATCTGCTATTCATGTCGATAGACCAAACGATCAACATGATAAAAGAACTCGGAAGCCGCGGCGCACTTACAAATAACCAAATGCTGGCGGCGTTTGGTTATCCGCCGTATGAGGGAGGTAATGTGCGCCTCATGTCGCTGAATTATGTGGACGTAAATATAGCAAATCAATATCAATTAGACACGGGAGAGGGAGAGCAAAATGAAACAGCACAATGA
- a CDS encoding terminase TerL endonuclease subunit, producing the protein MTYLEEYYEAIKRGEVIAGRELIDELENLVQDMRSGAWIYDTKDAQLRILFMEKFVKLTKSPYYGKPMKLMLWQKAFIETLYSFKEPGTGFDRFKKAILLIARKNTKTETCGALGFAELMVGNAGADIACCSNDDAQARIMFETIATMREQFDPRGRRSHQNIMYIKNKATNSKVFRLTDRTRNKEGRNIDVAFLDESHEMRTNSIAESAEQSQSLKDNPKFINITTEGFINDGYLDNELEYARKVINREIEDNTLLPWLYTQDSEAEIWQDPRSWQKSNPTLGVVKKRAYLEERLNKARHDKASRMFTLAKDFNIKQNNVQAWLAPEDYIYPARFDIAKFRGCYCLGAVDLSETTDLTAAKALLMRKGDPTKYIVSRYFIPESKLKNTDDRAAGAKYEEWAKAGFIDIAEGNENDLTKPADWFLSLYKNFGIIPMIAGYDQRFARDYLKRMERNGIKNEMVLQNRYTMSNAMKLVEADLKSQYINYNENPVDQWNFGNAAMSMDGIGQVMAVKVNNQPSKRIDGTVCLIILYEIYRRYKSEFSQHLKEVSL; encoded by the coding sequence ATGACATATCTAGAGGAATACTATGAAGCGATCAAGCGCGGTGAGGTTATTGCCGGGCGGGAATTGATAGATGAACTTGAAAATTTAGTGCAGGATATGCGGAGTGGCGCGTGGATTTACGATACAAAAGATGCGCAGCTCCGCATTTTGTTTATGGAAAAGTTTGTGAAGCTAACAAAAAGCCCGTATTACGGAAAACCGATGAAGCTCATGCTTTGGCAAAAGGCTTTCATCGAAACGCTATATTCTTTCAAAGAACCGGGAACGGGCTTTGACAGATTCAAAAAGGCGATTTTATTAATCGCCCGGAAGAATACGAAAACAGAGACATGCGGGGCGTTGGGATTCGCTGAATTGATGGTCGGGAACGCGGGAGCGGACATTGCGTGTTGCAGTAATGACGACGCACAAGCCCGTATTATGTTCGAGACGATCGCAACAATGCGGGAACAGTTTGATCCGCGCGGGAGGCGTTCGCATCAAAATATTATGTATATCAAAAACAAGGCGACAAATTCAAAAGTGTTTCGGCTGACTGATAGAACACGAAACAAAGAGGGACGAAATATTGACGTTGCATTTTTGGATGAATCACACGAAATGCGAACTAATTCTATTGCAGAAAGTGCAGAGCAATCCCAAAGCCTGAAAGACAATCCGAAATTTATTAACATCACCACAGAGGGGTTTATAAACGATGGGTATCTGGACAATGAACTTGAATATGCGCGGAAAGTCATAAATAGAGAGATTGAGGATAACACGCTTTTACCGTGGCTATACACGCAGGACAGCGAGGCGGAAATCTGGCAAGATCCTAGAAGTTGGCAAAAAAGCAACCCGACGCTTGGCGTTGTGAAGAAACGTGCCTATCTAGAAGAACGACTAAATAAGGCGAGGCATGACAAAGCATCGAGAATGTTCACACTAGCAAAAGATTTTAATATAAAGCAGAACAACGTCCAAGCATGGCTAGCACCGGAAGATTATATCTATCCGGCGCGCTTTGATATTGCGAAATTCAGGGGGTGCTATTGCCTTGGTGCGGTTGACTTATCAGAAACAACGGATTTGACTGCGGCCAAAGCATTACTCATGCGGAAAGGCGATCCGACAAAGTACATTGTCTCACGGTATTTCATACCAGAGAGCAAACTAAAAAATACCGATGATAGAGCGGCGGGCGCAAAATATGAAGAATGGGCAAAGGCGGGGTTTATTGATATTGCCGAGGGAAACGAAAACGATTTGACAAAGCCCGCAGATTGGTTTTTGAGCTTATATAAAAACTTCGGGATTATTCCCATGATAGCGGGATACGATCAGCGCTTTGCGCGTGATTATTTAAAACGCATGGAGAGAAATGGGATCAAAAATGAAATGGTGCTGCAAAACAGATACACGATGAGTAATGCAATGAAGTTGGTAGAAGCAGATCTAAAAAGTCAATACATCAATTATAACGAAAACCCGGTAGATCAATGGAATTTTGGCAACGCGGCGATGAGCATGGATGGGATTGGGCAGGTGATGGCCGTAAAAGTCAATAATCAGCCCAGCAAACGCATTGATGGGACGGTGTGCCTTATTATCCTATACGAAATTTATCGAAGATATAAAAGTGAATTTAGTCAGCATTTAAAGGAGGTGAGCTTGTGA
- a CDS encoding AAA family ATPase: MESERVMWTIQNFYRSEEWCEFRRALILRRTNKEDGLIYDEITGKPILKPYDIVLHHKIELTSCNVNDVNISLNPDNIVIVSHRTHNKLHERWGQNQQKVHVVHGAPLSGKTRFVRETAYRDDLILDLDNIYQCIGNAERYERSNRLKVNVFGVRDCLLDMIKCRMGNWRNAYVITTEPLETQRRRMAETLSAEIIHIDTDKRTCLKRLYEDKDRFTVRAQWEQYIKDYFDRFRE, encoded by the coding sequence ATGGAAAGCGAGCGGGTAATGTGGACGATTCAAAATTTTTACCGTTCGGAAGAATGGTGTGAATTTCGCAGGGCGCTTATCCTGCGGCGAACGAATAAAGAGGATGGCCTGATATATGATGAAATAACAGGAAAGCCTATTTTAAAGCCGTATGATATTGTTCTACATCATAAGATCGAGCTAACGTCCTGCAATGTCAACGACGTAAATATCAGTTTAAACCCTGATAACATCGTGATCGTTTCGCATAGAACGCATAACAAACTTCACGAAAGATGGGGACAGAATCAACAAAAAGTACATGTCGTGCATGGCGCACCGCTTAGTGGAAAGACGCGCTTTGTGCGTGAAACGGCGTATAGGGATGATTTGATTTTAGATCTGGATAATATCTATCAATGTATCGGAAACGCGGAAAGGTACGAAAGAAGCAACAGACTGAAAGTGAATGTTTTCGGGGTAAGGGACTGCCTGCTTGACATGATAAAATGCAGGATGGGAAATTGGCGCAATGCCTATGTCATTACGACAGAACCATTGGAAACGCAGAGACGGCGGATGGCAGAAACGCTGAGTGCAGAGATCATACATATTGACACAGACAAGCGCACATGCCTAAAGCGACTTTATGAGGATAAAGACCGCTTTACCGTTCGAGCGCAATGGGAGCAATATATCAAAGATTATTTTGATAGATTCAGAGAATAG
- a CDS encoding peptidoglycan-binding domain-containing protein, with translation MSEKRRAYRCRCKLFFVYEKGEKQMNITGEQIVEAFQEFLKAGYGYVYGRNGELYTKEMAENLHKKAKAGTEAVPKGRNKNRYFRGDCDKWIGKRAADCSGGIVAAMRKYDPSYGDRNSYSFYEQAAERGLIESIPEIPGLAVWRKGHIGIYIGGGEVIEFRGTDYGCVKTKLKSRDFTHWLKLAGVTYEKASTAETAPVESWRLSRLLKRTKLLIKGDDVKAAQQSLIAKGYSCGRCGADGQFGDDTAAAVKRFQKASGLVVDGIIGKNTCRALGGKWTGK, from the coding sequence ATGTCAGAGAAAAGAAGGGCTTACAGATGTAGATGTAAGCTCTTTTTTGTATACGAAAAAGGAGAGAAACAGATGAACATTACGGGGGAGCAGATTGTAGAAGCATTTCAAGAATTTTTGAAAGCAGGTTACGGCTATGTGTATGGCAGAAATGGGGAGCTATACACGAAAGAGATGGCAGAGAATTTGCATAAAAAAGCAAAGGCAGGAACCGAGGCTGTGCCGAAAGGCCGGAACAAAAACAGGTACTTCCGGGGCGACTGCGACAAATGGATCGGCAAAAGGGCTGCGGATTGTTCGGGCGGCATCGTGGCGGCGATGCGCAAATATGATCCAAGCTACGGCGATAGAAATTCATACAGCTTTTATGAACAGGCGGCGGAGCGCGGCCTGATTGAGAGTATCCCGGAAATTCCAGGGCTGGCAGTTTGGAGAAAAGGCCATATTGGCATATACATCGGCGGCGGCGAGGTGATAGAGTTCAGAGGAACAGATTACGGGTGCGTAAAAACGAAATTGAAAAGCCGAGACTTCACCCATTGGCTAAAGCTGGCCGGGGTAACATATGAGAAAGCGAGTACAGCGGAAACGGCACCCGTGGAAAGTTGGAGACTGTCAAGACTATTAAAACGTACAAAGCTGCTAATAAAAGGGGATGACGTTAAGGCGGCGCAGCAGTCGCTGATCGCCAAAGGATATTCCTGCGGAAGATGCGGGGCAGATGGACAGTTTGGCGACGACACTGCGGCGGCGGTAAAGCGCTTCCAGAAAGCAAGCGGCCTTGTGGTCGATGGGATTATCGGAAAGAATACTTGCCGGGCACTGGGCGGAAAGTGGACAGGAAAATAG
- a CDS encoding VRR-NUC domain-containing protein, whose product MQQKAPKEGEEQAWLFEWAAYQAGKYPEIELMHHVPNGGSRNKAEAAKLKAQGVKPGVPDIVLPVARGGYHGLYIELKRQRGGRVSAEQEDWIEKLRKQGYCAKELHGWEAAAECILWYLNLREGER is encoded by the coding sequence ATGCAGCAGAAAGCGCCCAAAGAGGGCGAAGAACAAGCATGGCTATTTGAATGGGCGGCGTATCAAGCTGGGAAATATCCAGAGATTGAGTTGATGCACCATGTGCCGAATGGCGGCAGCAGGAATAAAGCAGAAGCGGCCAAACTAAAGGCGCAAGGAGTAAAGCCGGGAGTGCCGGACATTGTTCTTCCTGTTGCGCGCGGCGGGTATCACGGTCTATACATCGAGTTGAAGCGACAGCGCGGCGGGAGAGTATCGGCAGAGCAGGAAGATTGGATAGAGAAACTAAGGAAGCAAGGGTATTGCGCCAAAGAACTTCACGGATGGGAAGCGGCGGCGGAATGTATTTTGTGGTATCTGAATTTAAGGGAGGGCGAAAGATGA
- a CDS encoding phage N-6-adenine-methyltransferase, which yields MNKALFSSNSQEWCTPQWLFDSLDEEFHFALDAAANDSNKKCPLYYTVEMDGLQQDWSSAGGAVFCNPPYGRELKKWVQKGYEEAQKGVKVVMLIPARTDTSYFHEYIYGKAEIRFLKGRLKFTDNAGKEYSSAPFPSMVVIFGGTNEKQQRKRTFNWFGRALQKRA from the coding sequence ATGAATAAAGCGCTGTTTTCCTCAAATTCGCAGGAATGGTGTACGCCTCAATGGCTGTTTGATAGTCTGGATGAAGAGTTCCACTTTGCATTAGATGCGGCGGCCAATGACAGTAATAAAAAGTGTCCACTTTATTACACAGTAGAAATGGACGGCTTACAGCAGGATTGGAGCAGCGCAGGTGGCGCAGTATTTTGCAATCCTCCATATGGGCGCGAACTAAAAAAGTGGGTTCAGAAGGGATATGAAGAAGCGCAAAAGGGCGTGAAGGTGGTAATGCTTATTCCGGCGAGAACGGACACGTCATATTTTCACGAATACATATACGGGAAAGCAGAGATACGCTTCTTAAAAGGCAGGCTCAAATTTACGGATAACGCCGGGAAAGAATATTCATCTGCGCCATTTCCGTCTATGGTGGTAATTTTTGGAGGAACAAATGAAAAGCAGCAACGAAAAAGAACTTTTAATTGGTTTGGAAGAGCTTTGCAGAAACGTGCGTGA
- a CDS encoding J domain-containing protein, with protein sequence MSKQYADAAVYERKLQKVMERMAAEEYNYNFDRYGAWVEFRLKGQLYRFDHTKEKAEARGIKLIYGSDCFAQIVLSLEDLARMAERGIYELQTWLEGMKFLPPPVIVPECLRNLGFAQIPESVEDIKARYKGLAKKRHPDTGGSEADFAALQETVQAALKYMESR encoded by the coding sequence ATGAGCAAGCAATATGCTGATGCGGCAGTTTATGAGCGTAAGCTGCAAAAGGTTATGGAGCGGATGGCCGCAGAAGAGTATAACTATAACTTTGACCGTTACGGTGCATGGGTGGAGTTCCGGCTAAAGGGACAGCTTTATCGCTTTGACCATACAAAAGAAAAGGCCGAGGCAAGAGGAATAAAGCTGATATATGGCTCGGACTGTTTCGCGCAGATTGTTCTGTCTTTGGAGGATTTGGCGCGGATGGCAGAGCGGGGCATATACGAGCTTCAGACTTGGCTTGAGGGCATGAAGTTTTTGCCGCCACCAGTAATAGTGCCAGAATGCCTGCGCAATCTTGGCTTTGCGCAAATCCCAGAGAGTGTCGAAGATATAAAGGCTAGATACAAGGGGCTGGCGAAAAAACGCCATCCTGACACGGGAGGAAGCGAGGCTGACTTTGCAGCACTGCAAGAGACGGTGCAAGCGGCACTCAAATATATGGAGAGCAGGTAA